The genomic window CATTATTCTAtgccttctgctatcgttcgaatcactgaactgtcgaataaattcacacaaattttctgtatgtatataaaatgctctttattaacagcactactatggtagtagatctTCACAATTTAATGTTTTTGCGtccttcacttatagcgtgttaaaatcaaattgaTTAACTACCATTTTCTTaaactgcgctgcttttatgctctcagtTGCCCTGTTCCCCTATTTCTCCCAGGGTGTATACTTTTCGCGAACAGActtctcgattagttgcttattcatattgatgtgtatatgtgtgtggctgttttctatttcatctgCTTACCTTATCGACCTTCAcattagcccccccccccccccctctaacTCTTCCCAACGGTTCCAATGATTCTCCCATGATTAGAAGCACCCGTGTTAGTTCTTGGAAATAAGCCTATTTAGCAGCGCGGTTACAGCTTCTTGGACCTCCTGTACGCCGTCATGATGAGTGCccttgaggaaaagaaaaacaTCGCAGGTAGCAATATCGGAGCTATTGGGTGGGTAATGCAACGTTGGAATGTCCTTTTTGCCAACAACTCGTACACAACGAACGAGGAATTGGCCGGTGCATTGTCGTGAAGCAAGCCTCACCCAAACGCCAACGTAGAACGGGGACATATTCCCGTTGAATAATGTATTGGATATCtaaaaaaaacaatcaacattGCCTTTGCCTTCGTTGGCCGCTTCCCACCCCTTTCCACTCACGGTTGAATTTGTTTACGCAATCAGATTCATACTTCAATATCCAAGTCTCATCTAAAGTGACTGCCTGTTTGGGTTTTTCGCCAGATTAAAGCCCCCAAGTTCCAGCTTTCGCTAGCCTAAAACTTTATCACCTAAAATCTTTAAAACAATATCAGTTGagtagaaaagtatgcaacattttgtcacaaggaataacagcctaacgcCCATACTTTTACATGGGATCTAGGCGGTTATTGTGTATACCTATACTTTTCTGCGCAGATGATATTGTTTTAGAGTTTTTTGGCGATGGATTTTAGCGTTAGCGTTTAGTTGGAGTTTGGTTGCAGTTCCACTTATTAACAGATACGTAAAATTTTATCCTTCAAATAccgtgagttaaataaaaaataccccataaaatataaacaatttccaAAACATTATTTTGTTAAGGTGACAATGATTTTCTAGTATTTGATAAATTGTATAGCTGACAACTAACACAGTTTATGTCAAATACGTCAATGTGGAATTACCTTGTTTTCTTGTATCATATTTTAAGCTAATAAAACTGATTTTGCGAACAATTTCATGAGTCACTGTATGCGCTTAGTGGGCATTAGCTAcacagcaaaaacaattttgtattAAATAATTAGTTTCACAAATTTCATGTCTAAATAACGCTTTCATTTCTCTACTAACAAaccaaaacaacagcaacaaaaatataaaaaaattataattcgctaaaaaatattttttttttttgttatgtttttcccataaatcattttTGTAGTCTTAGCACCCCTCTTTCCATCACCATACACGCCTACACAAAAACTACAATATTATTGATTTTACTAACCaactttaagattttttttgtaaattagtgATAACACATTTCATGGTTTGGGGCTTAGCTGCTTGTATCTACAAATCAACAACATAAAAAATCAAATCCTAAAACATAATtgcaataaacaataaaaaaattaaaacaactaCATAataaattttcatgtttttttttcgtaTCATCTATCGCTGATTAACTATCAATAAATTGAACATTAAGTAGCACATACCACACACACCTCTTCTGTTTGCCATTTTATTACACGTAGCTCTTAAGtagattttgtttgtatataAGAGTATTTGTATGTATGCGCTAGTAGTTGATTGAAATTCATACTCTTTTTTTGCAACACTAACATCACCACTGATTCACCGCTGCACTATGGGACATACGACATGTTGCGatgggtaaatttttttttttttggtttttcaaaaCACGTATATACTATTTGAATCACTGATAAGAAAATAATGAAACGAATGTCAATATAATTTCTTTAGTGGAAAGTTGGAAAATTATGCTACCTATTTGTGTGTAAAAGAATCCATTAGATGACGAGCGGATCCagagtttttgaaaatttatatgTTGCTCCCATTAGCCTCGTTCTCTTACTTTAAACGTTAAATAACGACTCGAGAAACACTGGAAAAACATAGCCCTTTCGAACAAAGTACTTCTAAAGTAGTTCTAAAATcgaattttaatgaaattttctcATAAGAATCTAAAATTTGCAGTAGTACTCTAATTATTCTCGTTTTCTAGCCTCGTGAGATATGCTAGATGTCTAATGTGACGACTAAAATTGCTCTAGATAAAGCAAGTATATATAGCAAGAGGTAGAAAATATTAAGGGCATATTTAGTTAAAGCGACTTAAGTTAGATTTTACCTGGAGGATAACAATGTATCATTTAACCTTTTCATTTTCACAAACACAGGGTGACCAATCGCCGCTATTTGTGAATATATTGTAGAACAAATCACAAAAATCTATTCTGAATACACGAAAACTAACAGCTGAGGTACATTTATACTTACTCCTTGCATTTAATTTTGTTTCGTTGATTTTCGGACAGggtggatgacggaaaatcgttccaatatgcatAATTTATTCCTTGCACTTTACTGGCAATCGCTGCTTCAGTTAGTATGGAGAAAACGAGAACTTCTTcacttatttataaataaataaataaggacCGACTTCATCATCCCCACTTGCATTGGATTTTACTTGAAAATAGCAATCTATCAGCAAGCTTCATTTTACATTTTCGTTTGTACCAACACAAGGTGACCAATCCCCGCTAAATCGATAATTGagaatattttgtagaacaaatcgcAAAACTCTATTGTGAACAGACGAACACCAACAGCTGACTTTCATTTATAGTTATTCCTTCCACTTAACTATCAGTCGTTGCTTCAGTTAGCATGGAGAAAACgagaattttacttttttacaGGTAAATAACTAAGGGCCGATTTCATCACTCCAGTTGAGTTAGATTTAGCGCAATCCATCAGAAAGCTTcattcaaaattttcgttttcgCCAACTGAGGGTGACCAATCACCGGTTAAATCGAGAATtatgaatattttgtagaacaaatcgcAAAAGTCTACTGTGAATACAGAAAAACGGTTGACGTCCCTGCTCATAACTGTTATTAATTGCTTCAATTAGCATGGAGAAAACTAATACTATGACTATTCCAAAACAGTTTCATGTATGCCGAAGCTCAGTGTGTAGACCACTTGACTCTTATAAGGTCTAAAAACAATGACCGCGTTTGTTGTACTGGTGAAAACATTGTAGTAGTACTTACACCAACATGATACTGCCTGACCCGAGAGAACCAAAGTGTTCGTGTAAGGGTATGGGTTATTAAAGCTGAGCTCTTTATACTGGTTTAATCTACGTAGTCAAAAAATTTCCTAAACGAACATTTATGAATGTCCACAAGGAACCGATCAATCTAGGttcatttctttttctttattcgGACTTCTTCTTATTTGAAAGGAAGCAAGGTAAGCGTTACGTAATTTATGGTTTGGCCCTTTATTCTACCGCGAGTTTCAGATCATTCCCGAACGTCACTCCGGGTATTATTTGGGTGCCAGACAAGCGGTAgaatagtgccatcgacgtggatgtgcaATATTGCCGACATTTGCTTTGTCCATGTTATAAACAAGGTCGCCAAGACTTGGTCGGTTCATTCTGTGCCACTACCAACTAAACAAAAAACGACTACTTTTCTAATTTATTGTTTGGATTGTTCAACCTCTGTTAGTTATGTGAGCACATTACCACTAACCATGGTGTGGAATTAGAAATATTAcatgtatgagttaatcggggattgcccgtattgctttaaatgtatgaaaacatgtatttgaaacaatttttaattttataatttatttaataatttgggaaaaatttaaacaacgtgacatcaggacggagaaggcgacagctgtttcgattataccttgtaaatctcctcaAAGCCTTTTCGCCCGGGAGtcggatttgaacccgcactcctgcgatggttgaaagtgttacaaacgcattcagccacgtcacgccttagttgttgtaaagcttttcccaattgtcttctttgcatatttaatctttttacacactgcatacttcgtatgtaattatgttgtaaagttatgcttgttggtaagacggttttcaaagaaacttggttattgttgctgtttttgttctatttatagaactacaacgaattaaccaattttgtctatttgtatgagttaatcggggattgcccgcattgctttaaatgtatgaaaagtgTGTATCATGATTAGTTgaggaaaaaactcaaattttcgcGAAAAACCAaacagggcccgtatcgtgttatacaagccgtgatcgaaatcaatttttcaaatcgCAATAGCTCTAAAAAAAGAAATCGAATTAAGTTAATATATTAAATAGCGGCTACGAGTACTCATTAGATCCATAATTTATTATCATTTTAATAAATAGTTTGACAGATTCAAAATTATCGCTTGAATGAAATTGTTTATTCATACGTGATCGTATATCACGAACCGGCACAGTTTTGTATCTCTCGgaatttaaatttgcttttttttatttttggcaatATTGGTATCGAATTCGAAGTAATCGAATCTCTAATTCCATAAAATTCACTTTTGCGAAAAGTGATTTCAATCAAATTTCTGACTACTTGGTATTAGAAATCGTTAGAAAACAACGTTTAAGAACGGGCGATTTTGTAAGAGTTTATATCCTCAATATTGGATCCACTGTTTCCGGTTTTTAAACTTAGACAAAAGAAGTAGTACATAATCAGAATAAAAAGACTACAGAACAAAAAGTTATGACTAATTCCAATGTCTATTCACTTTTGTTCACAAAATCAGGTTTCGTAGCCCATAGTGCACCGATGCAGACGATCGTAAAAGTCGTTATGGTAGATTAGTGTTCTTACCGTCATTGGCACACATGTACGCACATATGCAACAAACGTTtgcaattttctttaaaaaaaaaaaatatttattgcatAATTCATTATTGCTTTTTCCTCTTTTAAGTGCTTCCAACCATTTCGTCTAATTGTATTTTTATTGCTTTTCTTTTCATCAAAAATGTTCACGCCTACAAAAAACAGCCGGCCTGTCACCTCAACCACATCACGTCCCACTATCGATTCAACAAAGTTCAGCTTATCCACCACACCCTTACCGCTCATAATGTCCACATACACACCATTCGCCAAGCGTTCACATCAGGATGAAGGTGATGAACAACAATTGTCATTCGTTTCACTCAATCTTGATCATGATCTTGAGAGCGGCGGCGAAGGTGAACCAGCAGCAGCATTGAAAAGCGATGAAAATGAACATGAGCACGACATTTTTGATGCTGATGTTGGTGATGATGACGAAGATGAACAAGATGATAAGAAACGTACATTACCCGTTTATGAGAACAATAACTTACATGCTGGTCTAGGTAAGGAAGCATCCTCATCATCATTAGAGCACCAACATAACGAACAAGATAACCAACAAGATGGTGGTGAAGCGCAAGAAGATGAAGAGGGCGGGATTACGAATGATGAAAATATTTCTGCTGCAGCTTCGCATGACGAATCGGCAGCCGCTGATGATCTTGATCATAAAAGTAATGTGTTGGGCGAAAATCAATTGAAAACTTTGCATGTGCCTGCAATTGCTGCACCCTCACACGCTGAAGTGCCCACCGTTGAAGTACGTCTGAAGCAGATTTCACAAGAGATTGAAAAAATGGCTGCTGCCAGTAATGAAAATCAACGTCATAACAATGCAGCTGCTGCAGGTGTATTGCATCACGATAATAACGATGTTGATCGTCAATCATTCCTCTCACTTACCGATCTTATACGTACATTACGTCCTAATAACAAACAAATTATACCACAAATCGATTCGGATTACTCAAATGCTATGCGTGTGCTTGGTGAGACATCCGAAGTGGTTAATAATGAGGAAGCGCATAAGTTTTAAAATTGTGCGAGATATAGAGGGAGCTGACGAGAAAGAAAAACAACGATAGGTAGAGAGCACGATCGGTAGTTAGAGCGAAGCAatgaaagaaatataaaaaatcgatagaaaTAATAAACTACAACTAATTACATGTAGATCTTATGATCTCGACTTATTTCGATCAAATTTTCCAAAATCAtgctcaaaaaaattatataaaaaatgttcCCACCTCTAATAATGAGCAATTCTTCTAAGTAAATTTTGAtcttagaaaaaaatataaaaaattaataactttagTATGTAATTGTTTAATGTAGTAACCGTGCTAAAGCGCCTTAATTATATGGAAATGccttaataattaaattaaatattttttataatgaaaaCTTGTATATTTTCAAACCTGTAAAGTATTGCCAATTGTACGTTTTGGCTTGGGATTAGACTTAGCTGATGTACGTAGCAAACCTATTCACTTAACGATGTTTAGAGAGACAAATCATTGAAAGCTTAGAAATGCAGTTCTATGGTATTCTTGAACTTTTCTAATATGAAAAAAGTGAATTTCTTACGTAGGGCTTAAGTTTACGTTATAACTTCAGTTTGCGTTCTACGGTTATGTTTTAGGTTTACGTACCAAGTTTACGGCTTAAGTTTACTGGTTAAACATAAAGCTATGTATAGAGTTGATCTGGTATTGTTGAAAATTTCAATATGGCAACGGTGACTTCATGCGTTTATGCTCTACGGTTATGGTTTAGGCTTACGTTCTGCGATTATGGATAAGGTTTACGTTTTACGATTATATCTTAAGTTTACCGGTCAAGCATAAAGCTATGGATAAAATTGCGATCTACGATTGCAGCTTAGGTTTACGTTCTATGATTACGgcggatttttatttatttttttttttgttgcgtgaAAGAAGGAAAacctttatgcactgaccgggatatataagcctcactgcgagactctccgagtgcaggactcccttcttccatggaaggctacccactaaaacctaacctcccacgacCTGCGCAACGGCTTAGGTTTATCGGTTAATCATAAACTATGAATCGAGTTGATGTGGTATTGTTGAACATTCGAATTATAGGAGCGGTGACTTCAGGCTTAAGTTTACCGGTTAAAGAAAAAGCTATGGAGAAACTTGGCCTCATATTGTTGAACATTCTAAGTAAATGGACGGCGACTTAATGCGTTTACGTTCCACGTTTAGGATTTTAGTCTATGTCTCTCGTCTACGTTGGCGGCTTTAGTTTGCCGGTTGAATATAAAGCTATGGATATAGTTAATTTTACATTGCTGAACATTCGAAGTATGGGAGCGATTGCTTCAGGCTTAAATTTACATTCCACGATTACGACTTAGGTTGACGTTCTATGATTTCAGCTAAAGTTTGCTGGCTAAAAATAAAGCTATAGAAAAAGTTGCTCTCGTATTATTGAACGATTACGGCTTAAGTTTACTGGTTAAACATAAAGCTATGCCCTAGTATTGTTGAATATTCGAATTATAGGAGCCTCGACGAATTATGGCAGCGCCTACGTTCTACCATTACGAGTTAAGTTTACGTTTAATGATGACGGCTTTAGTTTTGTTGAATATTCTAAGCAAAAGAATGGTAACTTTATGCGTTTATGTTCTACGTTTAGGGGTTAAGTCTACGTTCTACGTCCACGGTTTACGTTTACGTACTACGTTTACGATTTATGTTCAATAATTTAAGTTGACCGATTACTTGATTCAAATGTATTTTTACTAGAATCTTTAAAGTATGGAAACTTGAACTGGTACTAAAAGGTCTGTCTCTCACTCTCTGCCAAAGCGTACGAGTACTTTCATGGTTTTAGCATTAATaaacgaaaaaagcaagaaaaaactattaaaactatTAAGTTATGATTTATATAATGATTTCGTGACAAGTTACTTAAACACCGAATTTCGTATATAcaatattaacaaaaatattatttgaaaattttttaaaacactttcactttttgtacaatttttctaaaatccattttttacaataaataaattattttattaactaCCACAAACATATTCTAATTCGCACATATATGTAGTTTTATCAATTATATAATATGTTTTAAATATATCTACAACAATAATAGTTACAATAGATATACAATACTAAGTACCAACATTCGATTGCAATCAGcagtaaaattatatttttaagtttaaaacAATTTACTGTTTAAATTAACGCATACACATACACAACAAATATGTGTGAGTATgtgtatttaattaaaaaatatacaacaaaaaCTATACATGTTAATGTCACTTTTAAATTTGAATCTTTAAGGTCTGTATGCAGATATGAAGAAAAAGCTTAAATAATTCCTTATATTTCCTATAAGGGTACGTGCCTGAAATAACAACACATCATGGACTCGAGTCAAGCTCAAGGCCTTAAAAATATTTTGCATAGATGGAAGGCTGATGTCGGCGGATTACGGAAGGTTTCAAGATCCAGGAACGATAATAACGACCTGACAACTGACATGcagagtgtgcttaagttgtgcCGGGAACatttctcctcattgctagctagcgtGGGAGAAGATGAACCCGATACCCTAATTGCCAATGATGGAAAACCCGTTCCCACACCCGGCCGCAAAAAATGGTCCGATTACTGGcatatgatattgatattattggcaaACGCATTGCGAGTTCTGCCTTCTCGAGATTAGTTAAAGAAGCATGAAAAGGGGTCTTGCGCTAATCCAAGAAATAGTCACTAATGACGGATATATATTCGAGACTGTGGAGGATTTCGTCTATtgggaaaccagcattaacagcaaaaacaatgtcagcttacaaatcaaacgaagaataactcttgccagcaAG from Eurosta solidaginis isolate ZX-2024a chromosome 3, ASM4086904v1, whole genome shotgun sequence includes these protein-coding regions:
- the nw gene encoding uncharacterized protein nw isoform X3 is translated as MSTYTPFAKRSHQDEGDEQQLSFVSLNLDHDLESGGEGEPAAALKSDENEHEHDIFDADVGDDDEDEQDDKKRTLPVYENNNLHAGLGKEASSSSLEHQHNEQDNQQDGGEAQEDEEGGITNDENISAAASHDESAAADDLDHKSNVLGENQLKTLHVPAIAAPSHAEVPTVEVRLKQISQEIEKMAAASNENQRHNNAAAAGVLHHDNNDVDRQSFLSLTDLIRTLRPNNKQIIPQIDSDYSNAMRVLGETSEVVNNEEAHKF
- the nw gene encoding uncharacterized protein nw isoform X1, whose amino-acid sequence is MAKIILFCLLSLFACVSAQRITTIHLDGVQYFISRMNPYSPELNYFLAYQYCRSLGLQLASFETKEKAESMTTYLKNAGYGNYDFWTSGNRLGTGMFLWMSTGLPFNATFDFFENTADAIQAGLLDPVDHNSNTSPQRTARDSSSGAEKGCVILKQPTLKWMPEDCSAVKDFICEQTRCYYYNYGSIPVSSAQGRPVTSTTSRPTIDSTKFSLSTTPLPLIMSTYTPFAKRSHQDEGDEQQLSFVSLNLDHDLESGGEGEPAAALKSDENEHEHDIFDADVGDDDEDEQDDKKRTLPVYENNNLHAGLGKEASSSSLEHQHNEQDNQQDGGEAQEDEEGGITNDENISAAASHDESAAADDLDHKSNVLGENQLKTLHVPAIAAPSHAEVPTVEVRLKQISQEIEKMAAASNENQRHNNAAAAGVLHHDNNDVDRQSFLSLTDLIRTLRPNNKQIIPQIDSDYSNAMRVLGETSEVVNNEEAHKF
- the nw gene encoding uncharacterized protein nw isoform X2, with protein sequence MAKIILFCLLSLFACVSAQRITTIHLDGVQYFISRMNPYSPELNYFLAYQYCRSLGLQLASFETKEKAESMTTYLKNAGYGNYDFWTSGNRLGTGMFLWMSTGLPFNATFDFFENTADAIQAGLLDPVDHNSNTSPQRTARDSSGAEKGCVILKQPTLKWMPEDCSAVKDFICEQTRCYYYNYGSIPVSSAQGRPVTSTTSRPTIDSTKFSLSTTPLPLIMSTYTPFAKRSHQDEGDEQQLSFVSLNLDHDLESGGEGEPAAALKSDENEHEHDIFDADVGDDDEDEQDDKKRTLPVYENNNLHAGLGKEASSSSLEHQHNEQDNQQDGGEAQEDEEGGITNDENISAAASHDESAAADDLDHKSNVLGENQLKTLHVPAIAAPSHAEVPTVEVRLKQISQEIEKMAAASNENQRHNNAAAAGVLHHDNNDVDRQSFLSLTDLIRTLRPNNKQIIPQIDSDYSNAMRVLGETSEVVNNEEAHKF